One stretch of Streptomyces sp. MMBL 11-1 DNA includes these proteins:
- a CDS encoding BCCT family transporter, whose translation MPQDDRTTDGREGLPVTADLPPDPVSTRTPTTDRVVFGVAAVLTLAFVVWGATATDSLESVSGKLLEGLIHNGGWAFILAASAFVIFALWLAVSRYGRICLGQEGEKPEFRTISWIAMMFSAGMGIGLMFWGVAEPLAHFRTPPPGTDPADSAEAMQTAMATTLFHWTLHPWAIYAVVGLAIAYSAYRMRRRQTISAVFEPLIGKRHAYGGVGRVIDILAIFATLFGSAASLGLGALQIGSGIQELDWLEKAGTGLLVMVIAVLTVAFVASAVSGVEKGIQWLSNINMVLALLLIVFVFIAGPTIFVLDLVPTSLGAYITDLGQLVGRTEATGGGDVADWLGGWTVFYWAWWISWTPFVGMFIARISRGRTIRQFVGGVILVPSTVSLIWFAVFGGSAMKLDEAGKLTGADTPEAQLFGVLQEFPIATLTSILVMVLVGIFFVSGADAASIVMGTLSQRGVLEPGKWVVVFWGVVTGAVAAIMLLIGDGKDDALAGLQNLTILVAAPFTVVMIGMCVALMRDLRKDPQIVRQEFGVEAVESAVIEGHAKYDGDFEIRIGPGATTVTDERPKPGPTGSGSTATEKRLSD comes from the coding sequence GTGCCCCAGGACGACCGGACAACGGACGGGAGGGAAGGGCTGCCGGTCACGGCGGACCTTCCCCCCGATCCGGTCAGCACCAGAACCCCGACCACCGACCGGGTGGTGTTCGGCGTCGCGGCGGTCCTCACGCTTGCCTTCGTCGTCTGGGGCGCGACCGCCACCGACTCCCTGGAGAGCGTCTCCGGCAAACTGCTCGAGGGGCTGATCCACAACGGCGGCTGGGCCTTCATACTGGCCGCGTCGGCCTTCGTCATCTTCGCCCTGTGGCTGGCCGTCAGCCGGTACGGAAGGATCTGCCTCGGCCAGGAGGGCGAGAAGCCGGAGTTCCGGACCATCTCCTGGATCGCGATGATGTTCAGCGCCGGCATGGGCATCGGGCTGATGTTCTGGGGCGTGGCCGAGCCCCTCGCCCACTTCCGGACCCCGCCGCCCGGCACCGACCCCGCCGATTCGGCCGAGGCCATGCAGACGGCGATGGCCACCACGCTCTTCCACTGGACGCTGCACCCCTGGGCCATCTACGCCGTGGTCGGGCTCGCCATCGCCTACAGCGCCTACCGGATGCGCAGGCGGCAGACGATCAGCGCGGTCTTCGAACCGCTGATCGGCAAGCGCCACGCCTACGGCGGCGTCGGCCGCGTCATCGACATCCTGGCCATCTTCGCCACCCTGTTCGGCTCCGCGGCCTCCCTGGGCCTCGGCGCGCTCCAGATCGGCAGCGGCATCCAGGAACTGGACTGGCTGGAGAAGGCGGGCACCGGACTTCTCGTCATGGTCATCGCCGTGCTGACCGTCGCCTTCGTCGCCTCCGCGGTCTCCGGCGTCGAGAAGGGCATCCAGTGGCTGTCCAACATCAACATGGTGCTGGCTCTCCTTCTCATCGTGTTCGTCTTCATCGCCGGCCCCACGATCTTCGTACTCGACCTGGTGCCCACCTCCCTCGGCGCGTACATCACCGACCTGGGGCAGCTCGTCGGCCGCACCGAGGCGACCGGCGGCGGTGACGTCGCCGACTGGCTCGGCGGCTGGACCGTCTTCTACTGGGCCTGGTGGATCTCCTGGACGCCCTTCGTCGGCATGTTCATCGCCAGGATCAGCCGCGGCCGCACGATCCGTCAGTTCGTCGGCGGCGTCATCCTGGTGCCCAGCACCGTCAGCCTGATCTGGTTCGCCGTCTTCGGCGGCTCGGCCATGAAGCTGGACGAGGCCGGGAAGCTCACCGGCGCCGACACCCCGGAGGCGCAGCTGTTCGGCGTCCTCCAGGAGTTCCCGATCGCCACGCTCACGAGCATTCTGGTGATGGTCCTGGTCGGCATCTTCTTCGTCTCCGGAGCCGATGCCGCCTCCATCGTCATGGGCACCCTCTCGCAGCGGGGCGTCCTCGAACCGGGTAAGTGGGTCGTCGTCTTCTGGGGCGTAGTGACCGGGGCCGTGGCCGCGATCATGCTCCTCATCGGCGACGGGAAGGACGACGCGCTCGCAGGGCTCCAGAACCTCACCATCCTGGTCGCCGCCCCCTTCACCGTGGTGATGATCGGGATGTGCGTGGCCCTGATGCGGGATCTGCGCAAGGACCCGCAGATCGTCCGCCAGGAGTTCGGCGTGGAGGCGGTCGAGTCCGCGGTGATCGAGGGGCACGCCAAGTACGACGGCGACTTCGAGATCCGCATCGGCCCCGGGGCCACCACCGTCACGGACGAGCGCCCCAAGCCGGGTCCCACCGGTTCGGGCTCCACGGCCACGGAGAAGCGCCTCTCCGACTGA
- a CDS encoding enoyl-CoA hydratase/isomerase family protein, which produces MDRTEPRLITSVERGVATVVIANPAKRNAMTTAMWRSLPELLERLAADPAVRALVLTGAGDTFCAGADISTLREGADTAQGLAVAAEEALAAFPLPTLAAVRGYCVGGGGQLAAACDLRFAEEGASFGVTPAKLGIVYPASSTRRLVALVGPATAKHLLFSGELIGTERALRTGLIDEVLPVGGLDGRVEEYAGVLASRSRLTQAAAKEFAAGRTDRDAHWAGEARGSGDAAEGVAAFLERRAPRFTWTAGATG; this is translated from the coding sequence ATGGACCGTACGGAACCCCGCCTGATCACGTCCGTCGAGCGCGGCGTCGCCACCGTCGTGATCGCGAACCCCGCCAAGCGCAACGCGATGACCACCGCGATGTGGCGGAGTCTGCCGGAGCTGCTGGAGCGGCTCGCGGCCGATCCGGCGGTCCGGGCGCTGGTGCTGACCGGGGCCGGGGACACCTTCTGCGCGGGGGCCGACATCTCCACGCTGCGGGAGGGCGCGGACACCGCCCAGGGCCTGGCGGTGGCGGCCGAGGAAGCGCTCGCCGCGTTCCCCCTGCCGACGCTGGCCGCGGTGCGCGGCTACTGCGTGGGCGGCGGCGGCCAGCTCGCCGCCGCCTGCGATCTGCGGTTCGCCGAGGAGGGGGCCTCCTTCGGGGTCACCCCGGCCAAGCTCGGCATCGTCTATCCCGCCTCCTCGACCCGGCGGCTGGTCGCGCTCGTCGGCCCGGCCACGGCCAAGCACCTGCTGTTCTCCGGCGAGCTGATCGGCACGGAACGGGCGCTGCGCACCGGCCTCATAGACGAGGTGCTGCCCGTGGGCGGCCTGGACGGGCGGGTCGAGGAGTACGCGGGGGTCCTGGCGTCCCGGTCCCGGCTCACCCAGGCCGCCGCGAAGGAGTTCGCCGCGGGCCGGACGGACCGGGACGCCCATTGGGCCGGTGAGGCGCGCGGCAGCGGTGACGCGGCGGAGGGCGTCGCCGCCTTCCTGGAGCGGCGCGCGCCCCGGTTCACCTGGACCGCGGGAGCTACCGGGTGA
- a CDS encoding Tex family protein, with amino-acid sequence MTTSIEGRIAEELGVRERQVRAAVELLDGGSTVPFIARYRKEATESLDDAQLRTLEERLRYLRELEERRTSILDSVREQGKLDAALEASIRAAETKARLEDIYLPFKPKRRTKAQIAREAGLEPLADGLLGDPSVDPLAAAAAFVDGDKGVADAAAALDGARSILTERFSEDADLTGELRERMWTRGRLAAKVREGQEEAGAKFADYFDFAEPFTALPSHRVLAMLRGEKENVLDLVLEPEEPEAADRPGPSTYENMIARRFGIADRGRPGDKWLGDTVRWAWRTRIQVHLGIDLRLRLRTAAEDEAVRVFASNLRDLLLAAPAGTRATLGLDPGFRTGVKVAVVDATGKVVATDVIHPHVPANKWDQALAKLAHLAKEHAVDLIAIGNGTASRETDKLAGELIDKHPELKLTKVMVSEAGASVYSASAFASQELPDMDVSLRGAVSIARRLQDPLAELVKIDPKSIGVGQYQHDLSEVKLSRSLDAVVEDCVNGVGVDVNTASAPLLSRVSGISSGLAENIVAHRDSHGPFRSRKALKDVARLGPKAYEQCAGFLRIRDGDDPLDGSSVHPEAYPVVRRMGKSAGSEVASLIGNAEALRALRAADFVDDMFGLPTVTDILKELEKPGRDPRPAFRTATFKEGVEKLGDLEPGMVLEGVVTNVAAFGAFVDVGVHQDGLVHVSALSRTFVKDPRDVVKPGDIVKVKVMDVDAPRKRISLTLRLDDEPGAGGSGGGQQGRGERGGRPPKQRQGQGQPSGGGQGRQGGGRDRRAGGGGASRQGQGAPAPANSAMADALRRAGLTDPKRGGRGR; translated from the coding sequence GTGACGACGTCCATCGAAGGCAGGATCGCCGAGGAGCTCGGCGTACGTGAACGACAGGTCAGGGCAGCCGTCGAGCTGCTCGACGGCGGATCGACCGTGCCGTTCATCGCGCGCTACCGCAAGGAGGCGACCGAATCCCTCGACGATGCGCAGCTGCGCACGCTGGAGGAACGGCTGCGCTATCTGCGGGAGCTGGAGGAGCGGCGTACGTCGATCCTCGACTCCGTACGCGAACAGGGCAAGCTCGACGCGGCGCTGGAGGCGAGCATCCGGGCCGCCGAGACCAAGGCGCGCCTGGAGGACATCTACCTGCCGTTCAAGCCGAAGCGGCGGACGAAGGCGCAGATCGCCCGGGAGGCGGGGCTCGAACCGCTGGCGGACGGCCTGCTCGGCGACCCGTCGGTCGATCCGCTCGCGGCGGCCGCCGCGTTCGTGGACGGCGACAAGGGCGTCGCGGACGCGGCCGCCGCCCTGGACGGGGCCCGGTCGATCCTCACCGAGCGGTTCTCCGAGGACGCCGACCTGACCGGCGAGCTGCGCGAACGCATGTGGACGCGCGGCCGGCTGGCGGCGAAGGTGCGCGAGGGCCAGGAGGAGGCCGGCGCGAAGTTCGCCGACTACTTCGACTTCGCGGAGCCGTTCACCGCGCTGCCCTCGCACCGGGTGCTCGCGATGCTGCGCGGCGAGAAGGAGAACGTGCTCGACCTGGTCCTGGAACCGGAGGAGCCGGAGGCCGCCGACCGGCCGGGCCCGTCCACGTACGAGAACATGATCGCCCGCCGCTTCGGGATCGCCGACCGGGGCCGCCCGGGCGACAAGTGGCTCGGGGACACCGTGCGTTGGGCGTGGCGGACCCGGATCCAGGTGCACCTCGGCATCGATCTGCGGCTGCGGCTGCGCACGGCGGCGGAGGACGAGGCCGTGCGGGTCTTCGCCTCGAACCTGCGCGATCTGCTGCTCGCCGCCCCTGCCGGGACCCGGGCCACGCTGGGCCTGGACCCCGGCTTCCGTACGGGGGTGAAGGTCGCGGTCGTCGACGCCACCGGCAAGGTGGTGGCCACCGATGTGATCCATCCGCACGTGCCCGCGAACAAGTGGGACCAGGCGCTCGCGAAGCTCGCGCACCTCGCGAAGGAGCACGCGGTCGACCTGATCGCGATCGGCAACGGTACGGCGTCCCGCGAGACGGACAAGCTCGCCGGTGAACTGATCGACAAGCACCCTGAGTTGAAGCTCACCAAGGTGATGGTCTCGGAGGCGGGCGCCTCGGTGTACTCCGCCTCCGCGTTCGCCTCGCAGGAACTGCCCGACATGGACGTGTCCTTGCGCGGCGCCGTCTCCATCGCCCGGCGCCTCCAGGACCCGCTGGCGGAGCTGGTGAAGATCGACCCGAAGTCGATCGGCGTCGGCCAGTACCAGCACGACCTGTCCGAGGTGAAGCTGTCCCGTTCGCTGGACGCGGTCGTCGAGGACTGTGTGAACGGGGTCGGAGTGGACGTCAACACCGCGTCCGCGCCGCTGCTTTCCCGTGTGTCCGGCATCAGCTCGGGGCTCGCCGAGAACATCGTCGCGCACCGCGACTCCCACGGCCCCTTCCGGTCCCGCAAGGCCCTCAAGGACGTGGCGCGGCTCGGCCCGAAGGCGTACGAGCAGTGCGCGGGCTTCCTGCGGATCCGGGACGGCGACGACCCGCTCGACGGTTCCAGCGTGCACCCCGAGGCCTACCCGGTGGTGCGGCGGATGGGGAAGAGCGCGGGCAGCGAGGTGGCGTCGCTGATCGGCAACGCGGAGGCGCTGCGCGCCCTGCGGGCCGCGGACTTCGTGGACGACATGTTCGGGCTGCCGACCGTGACGGACATCCTCAAGGAGCTGGAGAAGCCGGGGCGCGACCCGCGCCCGGCGTTCCGGACGGCGACCTTCAAGGAGGGCGTCGAGAAGCTGGGCGACCTGGAGCCCGGCATGGTGCTGGAGGGCGTCGTCACCAATGTGGCCGCGTTCGGCGCGTTCGTCGACGTCGGCGTCCACCAGGACGGTCTGGTGCACGTCTCGGCGCTGTCGAGGACGTTCGTGAAGGACCCGCGCGACGTCGTGAAGCCCGGGGACATCGTGAAGGTCAAGGTCATGGACGTCGACGCGCCGCGCAAGCGGATCTCGCTGACGCTGCGCCTTGACGACGAGCCCGGCGCGGGCGGCTCCGGTGGCGGGCAGCAGGGCCGGGGCGAGCGGGGCGGCCGTCCCCCGAAGCAGCGCCAGGGCCAGGGACAGCCGTCCGGTGGCGGCCAGGGCCGGCAGGGCGGCGGCCGGGACCGGCGCGCCGGTGGCGGTGGCGCGTCCCGGCAGGGCCAGGGGGCCCCGGCTCCGGCCAACAGCGCGATGGCGGACGCGCTGCGGCGGGCCGGGCTGACCGACCCGAAGCGGGGCGGCCGGGGGCGCTGA
- a CDS encoding FAD-dependent oxidoreductase has protein sequence MGDVTVRADVTVVGGGVIGLTTAVTLAERGLRVRVWSRDPAGATTSAVAGALWWPYRIEPAERVGDWSLATLAVYEGLSGAPEETGVRRVAGLHAGERLAALGDWSAGLKDAVEVPEGLRVTLPLLDMPVHLAWLERRLAAAGGTVERRAVTGLAEAAERSPVVVNCTGLGARALVPDAGVRPVRGQLVAVENPGIEEWYTEADPASAATTYFFPQPGRLVLGGTAEADDPRTEPDRETAREIVARCARIRPEIAGARVLGHRVGLRPARDAGVRIEAQTLPGGGLLVHNYGHGGAGVTVAWGCARAAAALVG, from the coding sequence ATGGGGGACGTGACCGTGAGGGCGGATGTGACCGTGGTGGGCGGCGGGGTCATCGGGCTGACCACCGCCGTGACGCTGGCGGAGCGTGGGCTGCGCGTGCGGGTCTGGTCGCGCGATCCGGCCGGAGCGACGACGTCGGCGGTGGCGGGCGCCCTGTGGTGGCCGTACCGGATCGAACCGGCGGAGCGGGTGGGCGACTGGTCGCTGGCGACGCTGGCGGTCTACGAGGGGCTGTCGGGCGCCCCGGAGGAGACCGGCGTACGGCGGGTGGCGGGGCTGCACGCCGGGGAGCGGCTCGCGGCGCTGGGCGACTGGTCGGCCGGGCTGAAGGACGCGGTGGAGGTGCCCGAAGGTCTGCGGGTGACGCTGCCGCTGCTGGACATGCCCGTCCATCTGGCGTGGCTGGAGCGACGGCTCGCGGCCGCGGGCGGCACGGTGGAGCGGCGGGCGGTGACGGGGCTCGCCGAGGCGGCGGAGCGGAGCCCGGTGGTGGTGAACTGCACGGGGCTCGGGGCGCGCGCGCTGGTGCCCGACGCCGGGGTGCGGCCGGTGCGGGGGCAGCTGGTCGCGGTGGAGAACCCGGGGATCGAGGAGTGGTACACCGAGGCGGATCCGGCGTCGGCCGCGACGACGTACTTCTTCCCGCAGCCGGGCCGCCTGGTGCTGGGCGGTACGGCCGAGGCGGACGATCCGCGTACCGAGCCCGACCGGGAGACGGCGCGGGAGATCGTGGCGCGGTGTGCGCGGATCCGGCCGGAGATCGCCGGAGCCCGGGTGCTCGGGCACCGGGTGGGGCTGCGGCCGGCGCGGGATGCCGGGGTGCGGATCGAGGCACAGACGCTGCCGGGCGGCGGTCTGCTGGTGCACAACTACGGGCACGGTGGCGCGGGCGTGACCGTGGCCTGGGGGTGTGCGCGGGCGGCGGCGGCGCTGGTGGGCTGA
- a CDS encoding GlxA family transcriptional regulator, protein MKQRTVLVVLFDGIQSLDATGPMEVFAGASRAPGVSYDLRTASLDGGPVRSSSGLTLMPDGCLADAPVPHTLLVPGGQGTRGSHPELTGWLREHAPRAERLVSVCTGALLLAEAGLLDGHRVTTHWNYCEQLARDYPAVRVDPEPIFVRDGRLATSAGVTAGIDLALALVEEDHGRHLALDIARHLVVFLRRPGNQAQFSAQLSAQTARREPLREVQHWITQHPDADLGVDALAARARLSPRHFARAFRAETGTTPGRYVERVRLEHARRLLEDTADGVERIARASGYGTPEAMRRAFVKTLATAPAEYRRRFRTPASST, encoded by the coding sequence GTGAAGCAGCGAACCGTGCTCGTCGTGCTCTTCGACGGCATCCAGAGTCTCGACGCCACCGGCCCGATGGAGGTCTTCGCCGGGGCCTCCCGGGCTCCGGGCGTCTCCTACGACCTGCGCACCGCCTCGCTCGACGGCGGCCCCGTCCGGTCCTCCAGCGGCCTGACCCTGATGCCCGACGGCTGCCTGGCCGACGCACCCGTACCGCACACCCTGCTGGTGCCCGGCGGACAGGGCACCCGCGGCTCACACCCGGAGCTGACCGGCTGGCTGCGCGAGCACGCGCCGCGGGCGGAGCGGCTCGTCTCCGTGTGCACCGGTGCGCTGCTGCTGGCCGAAGCGGGCCTGCTGGACGGACACCGGGTCACCACCCACTGGAACTACTGCGAGCAGTTGGCCCGCGACTACCCGGCCGTCCGGGTCGACCCCGAACCGATCTTCGTACGGGACGGGCGGCTGGCCACCTCGGCGGGCGTCACCGCGGGCATCGACCTCGCCCTCGCGCTCGTCGAGGAGGACCACGGGCGCCACCTCGCCCTGGACATCGCCCGGCACCTCGTGGTGTTCCTGCGCCGTCCCGGAAACCAGGCCCAGTTCAGCGCCCAGCTCAGCGCCCAGACCGCCCGGCGCGAACCGCTGCGCGAGGTCCAGCACTGGATCACCCAGCACCCGGACGCCGACCTAGGGGTCGACGCGCTCGCGGCCCGCGCCCGGCTCTCGCCCCGGCACTTCGCCCGCGCGTTCCGGGCGGAGACCGGAACGACCCCGGGGCGGTACGTCGAGCGCGTCCGTCTGGAGCACGCCCGTCGGCTTCTGGAGGACACCGCCGACGGCGTCGAGCGGATCGCCCGCGCCAGTGGCTACGGCACCCCGGAAGCCATGCGCCGCGCCTTCGTGAAGACCCTCGCGACGGCGCCCGCCGAATACCGGCGCCGCTTCCGCACCCCCGCGTCCAGCACCTGA
- a CDS encoding HdeD family acid-resistance protein, producing MNAPTAEGRKLSRSFGWLALLGTLLVIAGVIGLVHTGVATLTSMLLFGWLLLVGGLVGLLHAIESRGTNYFWLGVVVAALNLAAGVVVIKHPEGSAEALTMFAALLFLTGGVFRLVGSVVVRGPQMGWTLLQGAFGLLLGLLVLFDWPHSSLYVLGCFFSLALLFDGLGLIAIGVGGRRIVSMVTERLDEPAAPTAPAPAPDEPNTSPGDEQK from the coding sequence ATGAACGCACCCACCGCCGAGGGCCGGAAGCTCAGCCGCAGTTTCGGCTGGCTCGCGCTGCTCGGGACCCTGCTGGTGATCGCGGGCGTCATCGGCCTCGTCCACACCGGTGTCGCCACGCTCACCTCGATGCTGCTCTTCGGCTGGCTGCTGCTCGTGGGCGGTCTGGTCGGACTGCTGCACGCGATCGAGTCACGCGGCACGAACTACTTCTGGCTGGGCGTGGTGGTCGCCGCCCTCAACCTCGCCGCGGGCGTCGTCGTCATCAAGCACCCCGAGGGCTCGGCCGAGGCGCTGACCATGTTCGCCGCCCTGCTCTTCCTGACCGGCGGGGTCTTCCGGCTGGTCGGCAGCGTCGTCGTGCGAGGTCCGCAGATGGGCTGGACGCTGTTGCAGGGAGCCTTCGGCCTGCTGCTGGGCCTGCTGGTGCTGTTCGACTGGCCCCACAGCAGCCTCTACGTTCTCGGCTGCTTCTTCTCGCTGGCCCTGCTGTTCGACGGGCTCGGCCTGATCGCCATCGGTGTCGGCGGCCGGCGCATCGTCAGCATGGTCACGGAGAGGCTCGACGAACCTGCCGCGCCCACTGCCCCGGCCCCGGCCCCGGACGAGCCGAACACGTCACCAGGAGACGAGCAGAAGTAG
- a CDS encoding DJ-1/PfpI family protein — protein MQIAILLFDRFTALDAVGPYEILSRAPGAEPVFVAERTGPVRNDSGSLALIAEKTLAEVPAPDLVIVPGGPGQSDQMENEALLGWLRSVDATSTWTTSVCTGSLLLAAAGLLTDRRATSHWLALEALRGFGAEPTGERVVLDGKYVTAAGVSSGIDMGLTLLGRIAGDDVARSVQLLTEYDPQPPYDSGSPEKAPAALVEEWRAKSRHITR, from the coding sequence GTGCAGATCGCCATCCTGCTCTTCGACCGATTCACCGCCCTGGACGCGGTGGGCCCCTACGAGATCCTCAGCCGGGCCCCCGGCGCCGAGCCCGTCTTCGTCGCCGAACGGACCGGCCCCGTCCGCAACGACAGCGGCAGCCTCGCGCTCATCGCGGAGAAGACGCTCGCCGAGGTGCCCGCCCCGGACCTGGTGATCGTCCCGGGCGGTCCCGGCCAGAGCGACCAGATGGAGAACGAGGCCCTCCTCGGCTGGCTGCGCTCGGTCGACGCCACCAGCACCTGGACGACGTCCGTCTGCACCGGCTCGCTGCTGCTGGCCGCCGCCGGGCTGCTGACGGACAGGCGGGCCACCTCGCACTGGCTGGCGCTGGAGGCGCTGAGGGGGTTCGGCGCCGAGCCCACCGGGGAGCGCGTCGTCCTCGACGGCAAGTACGTCACCGCCGCCGGGGTCTCCTCCGGCATCGACATGGGGCTGACCCTGCTCGGCCGGATCGCGGGCGACGACGTGGCGCGCTCGGTGCAGCTGCTCACGGAGTACGACCCACAGCCGCCCTACGACTCCGGGTCGCCCGAGAAGGCCCCCGCGGCGCTGGTCGAGGAATGGCGGGCCAAGAGCCGCCACATCACCCGGTAG
- a CDS encoding ABC-F family ATP-binding cassette domain-containing protein gives MTATLVAKDLAAGHGDRTLFAGLDLVVAPGDVIGLVGVNGAGKSSLLRLLAGLDRPEEGELRLSPPTATVGHLPQEPERRDGETVSAFLARRTGVADAQRTMDEATEALVAGAPGADDAYSESLERWLALGGADLEERAGQVAAELGLTVGLDRPMTALSGGQAARAGLASLLLSRYDVFLLDEPTNDLDLDGLERLERFVSGLRAGTVVISHDREFLMRTVTKVLELDLAQQQINLYGGGYAAYLEERETARRHAREDYEEYADKKASLEARGHMQRSWMDKGVKNARRKATDGDKLGRNARSEASEKQAAKARQTQRMIERLDAVEEPRKEWELRMEIASAPRSGSVVATLREARVARGDFSFGPVSLQIDWADRVAITGANGAGKSTLLAALLERLPLDSGNASLGSGVVVGEVDQARKLFLGAQSLLDAFCAAVPDTEPAEVRTLLAKFGLRADHVTRPATSLSPGERTRAALALLQGRGVNLLVLDEPTNHLDLPAIEQLEAALETYTGTLLLVTHDRRMLEAVRTTRRIEVADGQVKEV, from the coding sequence ATGACTGCCACTCTCGTCGCCAAGGACCTCGCCGCCGGACACGGCGACCGCACGCTCTTCGCCGGGCTCGACCTCGTCGTCGCCCCCGGTGACGTGATCGGTCTCGTCGGAGTCAACGGCGCCGGCAAATCCTCCCTGCTCCGGCTGCTCGCCGGACTCGACCGCCCGGAGGAGGGCGAGCTGCGGCTCTCCCCGCCCACCGCCACCGTCGGCCACCTCCCGCAGGAACCCGAGCGCCGCGACGGCGAGACGGTGTCCGCGTTCCTGGCCCGCCGCACCGGCGTCGCCGACGCCCAGCGCACGATGGACGAGGCGACCGAGGCCCTCGTCGCGGGCGCCCCGGGCGCGGACGACGCGTACTCCGAGTCCCTGGAACGCTGGCTCGCCCTCGGCGGCGCGGACCTGGAGGAGCGGGCCGGGCAGGTCGCCGCCGAGCTGGGCCTGACCGTGGGCCTCGACCGGCCCATGACCGCGCTCTCCGGCGGACAGGCGGCCCGCGCGGGACTCGCCTCGCTGCTCCTCTCCCGCTACGACGTCTTCCTGCTCGACGAGCCCACCAACGACCTCGACCTGGACGGCCTGGAGCGCCTGGAGCGCTTCGTGTCCGGCCTGCGCGCGGGCACCGTCGTCATCAGCCACGACCGCGAGTTCCTGATGCGCACGGTCACCAAGGTGCTGGAGCTGGACCTCGCCCAGCAGCAGATCAACCTGTACGGCGGTGGCTACGCGGCCTACCTGGAGGAGCGGGAGACCGCCCGGCGCCACGCCCGCGAGGACTATGAGGAGTACGCCGACAAGAAGGCCTCCCTCGAAGCGCGCGGCCACATGCAGCGCTCCTGGATGGACAAGGGCGTCAAGAACGCCCGCCGCAAGGCCACCGACGGCGACAAGCTCGGCCGCAACGCCCGCAGCGAGGCCAGCGAGAAGCAGGCCGCGAAGGCCCGCCAGACCCAGCGCATGATCGAACGCCTCGACGCCGTCGAGGAACCGCGCAAGGAGTGGGAGCTGCGGATGGAGATCGCCTCCGCCCCGCGCTCCGGATCCGTCGTCGCGACCCTGCGCGAGGCCCGCGTGGCGCGCGGCGACTTCTCCTTCGGACCCGTCTCGCTCCAGATCGACTGGGCGGACCGCGTCGCCATCACCGGGGCCAACGGCGCCGGCAAGTCCACGCTGCTGGCCGCCCTGTTGGAGCGGCTGCCACTGGACTCCGGGAACGCCAGCCTCGGTTCGGGCGTCGTCGTCGGCGAAGTGGACCAGGCCCGCAAGCTGTTCCTCGGCGCGCAGTCGCTGCTGGACGCGTTCTGCGCGGCCGTGCCCGACACGGAACCGGCCGAAGTCCGTACCCTGCTCGCCAAGTTCGGCCTCCGCGCCGACCATGTGACGCGGCCCGCGACCAGCCTGTCCCCGGGGGAGCGCACCCGCGCCGCCCTCGCCCTGCTCCAGGGCCGGGGCGTCAACCTCCTGGTGCTCGACGAGCCGACGAACCACCTGGATCTGCCCGCCATCGAGCAGCTGGAGGCGGCCCTGGAGACGTACACGGGCACCCTGCTGCTGGTCACCCACGACCGGCGGATGCTGGAGGCGGTCCGCACGACCCGGCGCATCGAGGTGGCGGACGGCCAGGTCAAGGAAGTCTGA
- a CDS encoding SCO6745 family protein yields the protein MSSLPARAERRCHNAVNPLHSCLFFSPDLGAEMAGIGIEDPAAVYFATRAAALGAVGAGTVAATFYNFNPVLVARHVPAVWRTAAPDVVLDARMRAADSTLRRLLGEEVIASDEMAEAARLALRATEACTPHARPLYAAHADLPVPEEPHLAFWHAATLLREHRGDAHLAVLLAAGLDPLESLVSHTATGKGMAIGWILSTRGWRRSDWEAASARLRERGLLADGEELALTEAGTALRAEVEEATDRMDTAPYEHLGAKGVERLTDLARGFLLTAAAAGAFPASATGRG from the coding sequence ATGAGTTCTCTCCCGGCCCGCGCGGAGCGCCGCTGCCACAACGCCGTCAACCCACTGCACTCCTGCCTCTTCTTCTCTCCCGACCTGGGCGCGGAGATGGCGGGGATAGGCATCGAGGACCCCGCCGCCGTCTACTTCGCGACCCGGGCCGCCGCGCTCGGCGCGGTGGGAGCGGGGACCGTCGCCGCCACCTTCTACAACTTCAACCCCGTGCTGGTGGCCCGCCATGTGCCCGCCGTCTGGAGGACCGCCGCACCCGACGTCGTCCTCGACGCCCGGATGCGGGCGGCGGACTCGACGCTGCGGCGGTTGCTCGGCGAGGAGGTCATCGCCTCCGACGAGATGGCGGAGGCGGCCCGGCTCGCGCTGCGCGCCACCGAGGCGTGCACCCCGCACGCCCGCCCGCTGTACGCCGCGCACGCGGATCTGCCGGTGCCCGAGGAGCCGCATCTGGCGTTCTGGCACGCCGCGACCCTGCTGCGCGAGCACCGGGGCGACGCGCATCTCGCCGTCCTGCTCGCGGCCGGCCTGGACCCGCTGGAGTCGCTCGTGAGCCACACGGCCACCGGCAAGGGCATGGCGATCGGCTGGATCCTCTCCACCCGGGGCTGGCGCCGCTCCGACTGGGAGGCGGCGTCCGCCCGGCTGCGGGAGCGCGGGCTGCTGGCCGACGGCGAGGAGTTGGCGCTGACCGAGGCGGGCACGGCGCTGCGCGCGGAGGTCGAGGAGGCGACGGACCGCATGGACACCGCCCCGTACGAGCACCTGGGCGCCAAGGGCGTGGAGCGCCTCACCGATCTCGCGCGCGGCTTCCTCCTCACGGCCGCCGCCGCGGGCGCCTTCCCGGCCTCGGCGACCGGCCGGGGCTGA